The genomic window CACGTATAAACCTCAGAACTGAAAGTAGTGGTGTTGCATTTGCATATAACATCTCTCTAGCTTTCCTTCAATCTTCAGCTGCTGTATATTTATCTTGTTTTAGCAGCTAGGCTGGTGATGTGTGTGTGACAAGGGCATTGGCATTGAACACTGCAAACATACATCTAAATATGCAACAGTTGAGTAGTATTCTGAATGAACTGTACTGATGTAAGCTGGAGCCAACCAAGATGATGTGCACATGTGGATGGAGGAAGGAACTCTTCTTTGCAGCTGGATGCCATGGGCATCTGctgctttaatttatttcagtCCTTCTTTGACCCCATCCTAAtcagatgtgcatgcatgccacTCATTCCTCTCCTCCTGCTGTTCACCATTTGGTGGCCATGACCTGGATTATTCCTGCTTAATTTAATTCCTGTTTAAGATAATTATTAATGTTTGTGCTTGCTTCCTTTTCATGGTTAGGaactttttataaaaaaaactgcaTTGGTTAATTTTGCGGCATCATGTTAGCTCCCTTTCAAACCAAGAAACTAACAATGGTCAATGGACAAGTAAAGCTGTAATGCACTATCATTTCTGTCTACAGTTCCAATATAGATTACCACTCCtgtgaagagaaaaagaaaaaaaattacagtgTATATATCGATCGTTTCTGTTTACGAATTTACCCTTTCGGTCTCACATCACCAACGAATTTTACAAGTCACAGCCGGCCGGCCGCGCGCCACTAGTCACCGCGAGGTGGTCAGTAATGCGGCGGCGCGAAGCAGCCGTGCTCGTCGCAGTGCACCGGCGGGCGGTGCAGGAACGCGAGGCACTGGTCGGCCGGGCGCTGGTCGGGCCGGCCGGCGATGCAGTTCTGGCGGTCGTCGATGCGGCGGATATCGAGGCAGCGCTGCGGCTCGCTGCAGAAGTAGTTGTATGAGTAGGTGAAGTTCCTGAGGTTCGGCGCCAGCGCGCAGATGCCCTCGGGGATGTGGCCGGAGAGCTCGTTGTGCGCGACGtcgagctgctcgagcgcgTGCATCCCGGCCATGGACTCCGGCAGCTGGCCCTGGAGCTGGTTGAAGCTGAGGTCAAGCACGGTGAGCTCGCGGAGCCAGCCGACCTCCTGGGGGATGCAGGACCGGAGGCCGGCGTTGAGCACGACGAACTCGTTGAGCGTGCCGGCCATGCGGCCGACGCTGGGCGGCAGGCAGCCGCTCAGGCGCAGGTTGGCGAGCACGATCACGGACGCTGGCGAGTTGCCCAGGCTCTCCGGCAGCTCGAAGTCGAAGTGGTTGTCGTTGAGGAAGAGCGCGTCGAGCGGCTTGTCGAAGATGGCCGGTGGCACGGGGCCGCACAGGTTGTTGAACCGGATGTCGACGTACTTGACGTTGGGCAGGCAGAGGATGTGCTGCGGGAAGCCGCCGGAGAGGCGGTTGTTGCTGACGTCGAGCTCGTGGAGGAGGTGCAGCTTGGGCAGCGACTCGGGGAGCCCGCCTGCGAAGCGGTTGGAGTTGAGGTGCAGCAGCGCGAGGTCGGAGAGGAGGCCGAGCTCCTCCGGGAACGTCCCCGCCAGGTCGCCGTGGTTGAGGTCCAGGCCGGCGACCGTGACCGCGTGCGGGTCGTCGGGCGCGGGCGCGCAGAAGACGCCGTAGTAGGCGCACACGTCTGGGCCGCACCAATTGCGCGTCAGGTTCTTGGGGTCCTCCGTGATGGCGCGCTTCAGCGCCTGCAGCGCCTCGTACGCCTTCTGCAGCCGCGGGTTGTTCGCCGCCGTCTGCTTCCCCGtctgcggctgctgctgctgctggccggcggcgagcagcgcggcggaggagaggagcagcagggccagaagcagcagcagcgacgGCGAGGCCTTCTTCATGCCTGCAGGGCGCGCTCTCGCATGCATAGCCATTTGCCAATCCGACCGTGTCTTTGTGCGTTTGCGTTTGCGTTTATGTGCTTGTGTGAATCCGGTTTATATATAGACGATGACGCTTTGTATGCgcgttcttatttttttttaaaaaaaaattgtttttggtTTTCATTTGCAAGGTTGGCTGTTTGTTTAAAATTATGttgtatttttttgtttttgttttttgcaagGTAGTTTTCAGCTGAATAAAATTTTCTATACTTTCTTTTGGGTTCGAAAGGTTGGTGTTTTGTTGGTTCGCTATCGACGATTATGGGTGTCTTGATCGATTTTATGGCCTATATATCTTGGGGATTTGGACGGTTAGTTAGCTGTAGGTAGTAGGGATCATGTGGTTAGTTATGATGATTGATCATATGATTAATTGTCTGAAAACTGAGGGCATATACGATTATCCTGTACCAATCAGCATTGAAGTTTATCTGAAATTAAACTCTTGTTGATGCGTCGTTTTCGCAAATTTTTAGCTTGTAACTACCCGTAGGTGATTCGATTTTGACAAATACAGCTAGCTACGATGACGACAAGCTGATCTTGTTAGAGAGACGCCCAATGGCATTTCCATTTTCCGGATTTTCAATATTCGCCGCTCGATGTGTGACTGATGTGTGGGTCCAATGGCCAAACCACAAAACATTAAGATGTACTTGATTATAGAGGGAAACCTCAATTTCCCCCTTTGGCCAAACAATAGAACAACATTAAGATGGTAACCATGTAACTGTCAAGTGCCAAAGTGTGGCGAATAAATTTGTTGGAAATGATACATTGTGATCTTTATGATAAATATTTTGAGGCAAAAGGAGGATCACTGCCGGAGTACTAGTAAAGTACAAGTTAATTCCAATTCCCACATATGATTAATGTCCTCCAATCTAGATTGGagcaagcaaaaaagaaaaacatgtagCCTAATTGTACATGAAGCATGCTCAACCAAATCCAAAtgatatcttttctttttccattttcAATCCAACCAAATGATTACTGGCTAGGCACTTATGCCAAGGAATGCTCCTTTAACAATCAGCCAAGCAATGTCTCCTTCATTTAGTTTGCAAAAAAATGACAATAGCCCTTTTGGGTCCCTGTCCATTTATCTTACCCAAAAGTTGAGAAGAATAGATTAGAGATGTGCATTGCTTTTGCATAATGTAGTAGGACTAGCTAATACTTATTACATGGCACTAGTGTTTGTTTGTTAGTTGGCCTCTCTCTTCCCTTTGGCCTTATTATTCTTTCCCTTGTCTGCAGACCAACGACGCGGTTCTTCGTCAGCTAAGCCTCTACCAGCAAAGAACCcagaatctctctctctctctctctctctctctctctctctctctctctctctctctctctctctctctcatggattgcttcttcttctctctctttcatgGATGCTTGCAGTAGCTAGTTAGTTTGAACAGTGTAAAGGCGTCGGCCGTCGCTTTCGCGTACGCTGTGGTCACCAGTTTCAGATTCCTTTTAGCGCCTGCCTACTTGCTGCTCGACGTTTCAACTGACACTGCGCATGTTGTCTCGTAAAGTGAGTGAATTGTGTCAGTAAGGTTCAGTGAGCCCTGAAATGCCAGAGTTTCGTAGGAATCAGTACAAATCCTCTATGAATATGAACAGTATCAAACCCTCGTTTAATTCTAAATTAAATTTAGGAGATACAATCTGATGCAATTTCCCCTTCCTTTTTCACATGGCCTGCTCAGCATCATCCTCAGTCGGCCTCTCTCTCGTTACTCCTTCCACTTGACTCGCAGGCTGTGCGTCCAGCGGCAGATTCGGCGGCGACGTGAGCCATCTCATCTCTCTTTCCTTCCTTTCTGACATGTGGAGAGACGGCGGTGACTGAAACCGCGTTGCATCCAACCATTCCATGGTCAGGATCTCTGAACCTGAATTAAAATTTATCCTGCCTTTCTAGCTAGAGAAAGCTGCAAGCACAAAGCAGGAGGCACGCATGCTTGACCAGCAACTGaacaatcaagaaaaaaaattaatattttgaccaaggattaaataaataaattgaatTAAGGGCTAATTAATCTCATGTCAACAGAAAGTGTCTGTGGgtgcatgtattttttgatGCTGAAAACTGTGCCATGAATTGGTTCAGATGGACTAAATGGTTAGCAGTTCAGTATATAGTCTGTGGCTGtcaaatgcatgcatgctgtgACCATTTGCAATTTCGCATCACACAGAGGACGAAAAAAAGAATCAAGAAATCAATAACCGAAGATAATTTAGTACAAAATGGGGCTTGTGTTGCAAAGGGGGTTGAATGGTTAACTTGGTCATTTTGGCCCTTGGCCTTTAGAAATGGCTTAAAGTTCCACCAAGTGAGTTGTTTGTGTCAAATTTCCCCTTTTGCCTACATGTACTTTCCGTCTCATCACTATTGTCTTCCAGCCAATATCTGCATGCAATTCTGCTCTTCCATGGACACAGAATTAACCCAGAACAAACAAAATTCTCATATGCTTCTCCCTCGATCATGCAATGCCGGAGGAAACCTCACATCGTGCCCCGGCACAGGGCCCTGGCCATCCATCGATCAGGGTCCGATCAGATCAGAGTTGACACCTGCTGAACTTTTGCTGTCCGTTTGGTAGCACATCGGCCTCGAGATCACATGATCTGCCATCCATGCATCGTTCATTCTAGCTGTACATGGAAATCGTGTAGGACATTAGGCGTTCATAATATCCTAGAGCTAGCACGCATGCAAATCAACCAACGGCCAGGATTCGTCAGATCGCACATCGATCAGTAACTGATCGATGACACGACTCGTGTCCTGTGTGGCTCATAGAAGCACCGGACAAGCGTGCATGCATTGCATTTGCATGATCCGCCAATCCAGCGCCCGGCTGGTAACGCGTCAGTTTCCAGGGAGGATCCATGCGCCCgtgattttttcatattttttcgcAGATGGGGGACATTGTAGGAGGTCTCGTCGGCGAGAGAGATCATGGGGACAAATTCTGGCGTTGCTAAAAATAAGAATCGCATTCTGGTATGTCATGTGTGCGCGACTAAAAGAAATTGCATTTTGTGGTATATATAAAGTTAAAAACTAGCTGGCATACCCTTGTaaaaaaatctgatatatcattTTAGGCTAGCTTAGTTGGCTAGATAACAACAAATTGTTGATATAATCTTAAGGACTAGTAACATATACATCAACTTCCTAAAGGCAAGTATCTCACATATACAACTCTTAATATACAACTCGACTCGCATAAAAGCATGTACTGCCATGATCCAGGTGATTTGAGCCTTCTACCGCACAGCTGCCTATTTGCCTAAGAAATAACCATTATATTTAATTCTTCCGAAAAACCAAGTGGATATGCGTGCaaggtttacttgtgatgagttattgacaaAGTTTAAGTTGAGTTGAGTTTgatttgcatgagcatgtagccatgcatgattatgattttgattaATCAGAAATGGAGTTTGAGCTTTTGTCTCTGAGCCAGGAAAaatgcactcaccggatggtctggtgtgtggGAATTTCaccacaccggatggtccggtgttcaaaagAGTTCATGCCGGATCATTTCAATTCAGAAGCAAAAATTTGAACacttcatcggatggtccgatgttaggGAGGTATGTTCAGGAGATGTGTTTCTTGGTGCCAGAATGAAGTTGAACGTCGGATGATTTGGTGATGGGAAGTGGTGCATACTGGATGCTTCATcagagcatttttcagaagTTTTTGTTGGCTCAGTGGAGAAAGAGCTTTTcaacatgccggatggtccgatgtgtaCACCAGATGCTTCACTAGAGTCTTTTCTAGGAGATTTTCTCTCAACTCAGTGAAGAGAGATTTTTTTGTTATATTTCAATAGTATgctatttttgtgtgataacactagtgccataagcttagccaataacccagtccagcactccagaactaaacacatagatgtaaGATTTTCTTTCTTGCGTGATCACAAtaagaagggagatattgacttgTGATACTtagatacccaacactagctCGCATATATCTTTACCAAACCCcaagatgcaacaaggtttgcttttctaaggggagagcttggggtgtgccatccctatggtattatgtgagggggagttcttgctttctaataaaataaaaaatataacgaGCATTGCACTTTAAACATGTATGTAATTTGAAGCCATGTTTATGCTACGAGCTtgttgcactttcatatctatacaTGTAGTTGTGTAGTTTGAGTCATGATTTTTTAATTGGAATGAAAACTTGAATTAAACCTTATCATCAAACTTacttgattgctttgatcttttctAAAATGAGCTAAAAGTGATTTGTCAAAATTATGTGCTAAATGCTAAAAAATAGTtgatagacaaaagatcaaggaaatatgtattgccgcacttcttctttacaaTATGGCTTATCATTGtactttgatatgaaattgaaGAAGTTGTGTATGACCGAAACCATCGACCTTAAGCTTCTAATTGTCatttgacataggcttggtaTGGTTGAAAagtaaggctgatggtgcatataattccttgcaaatgAACTATTTCCTACGTGTTTTCAAGCAATGAATATTTATTCAAGCACAATGAAATGTTAAAGTCTCTATGTTTTCTAAGATTTAAGTAGTTAAGTTGGGGAGACCAAGTCttacaaataaattattaaGTACACTTGATGAGTCATACTTACACTGCATTTTTACTTGTGTAGACAGGTTGGTGCAATTATTTTTGATAGAATGGCTTGGTTGAGGATTTGCTTCATTTGTGAATGGTTTATGATTCTtgttataaaataaaaaaaatgaactatgaaaaacaaaagagagataaaatATATGTCTtttgagttcttgatgaatccaTTGTCGCCAAGGGGGATAGAAGAGTGTTCATGAGCATTGGTTTGGCTTTGGCTTCGAGCTTTTTGCAAATCCTTCTTATGCTAAGTGTTCATGCTCTTGCTTTTCTTTGGCTCTTGATCACTTAGATATGTCAATTGGTTTTTGTGCTTCATCTCTTTCTTTGCTTCTTATGTATGTTGGCAATGGACTCATCAAGAGGGAGATTGAAAAACAAGTGGATATGTGCATTGGTTTACTTTTGATAAGTTATTAACAAATTTTAAGTTGAGTTAAGTTTAATTTGCATGAGCAAGGCtatgcatgattatgattttgactAACTAGAAATGGAGTTGGAGTTTTTGTCTCTGAGCCAGAAAAAAATGCACTCACTGAATGGTCTAATGTGTGAGAATTTGaccacactggatggtccggtgttcagaagagttcacgccggagcatttcaatTTAGAAGCAAAAATTCGAACacttcaccagatagtctggtgttagGGAGGTATGAACGTcagagcattttccaggagatGTGTTTCTTAGTGCTAGAATGAAGTtgaacgccggatggtccggtgataggaAGTGGTGCACACCAGATGCTTCATCAGAGCATTTTTTATAAGTTTTTATTGGCTCAGTGGGGAAAGAGCTTTTccacacaccagatggtccagtgtgtaCATCGGAGGCTTCACCAGAGCTTTTTCTAGGAGATTTTCTCTCTACTCAATGAAGAAAACTTATccacacgccggatggtccgttgctcagaaggagtgtacattggatcatccggtgttcaaggTTTTTCTATGATAAACTTTCAACTAAGAATTTTGATTATGACTAATTGGAGATAGAGTTAGGGAAACTTTTATGCTTGTCTTGTCTTgtgtaggtgatagatgcaatATGATGgttgacggcgggatgatcgggactaagcatggttcttggtgtcggacgatcaagaagACTGGGCATAGTTAAGGGTGATCTTAGTTGTACATATGGAGAGTGAGCAAAGCttgagaaggtggatgaagacgacgtgttgacaaagtcaagcgaaaggggtATCTATGCAAATGAGAAGGTGGcttgagggatcgggagcaggagagattTGCCGGCAGTCAAGATcataagacggagtacacacgttGACATTAGGTGGCTTGCTTAAGTTATAAGCAAGTGACGGTGAGTCACGATTTGAGAAGCCTGCAAGACAATTTTGCCGTTTAGGCTCAAAACTGTGGGAAGTTTGgaagtgcacatggcatcatcgcgaagcttgcatcgatgCAAAGCTACGTCATAAAGGCTCCACAGCCATTTGATGGACGAAGAAAAAGTTGGACAAAAATATCCTCGATGGTAGCCAGGAGTTTATTGAAAGAGAGTGGTATTTTGAGTATCTAAGAAAACTTAGGGGCTAAGGAgcctctctaagcctataaatagagaggtagagctGTGTGAGTTCAGTGAGCCAACCATTTTAGAGTTGTGTGCCAGGGTTTTAGAAGTAAGAGAGATTAGTACTTAGCCTGTgtgttaggtgagagctttgtgagcaaaatactttgtaatctactaAAATTAGGATGTTCATCTACAAGTAATTAACATATTGTTTactcttatgcttgtgttcatctctttctagtttccttcACTTGGCTTCCTTGTTTGTTTGCAAGTTCTTCagtttttgttgtgattttcgCTTTTGTTGgagagctgaaatttttcatcgTGTTAGACTCATTCTTCTTATTACTAGAGACATAAGATTTACATAcaagttggtcttgaaccatctcttgcctctagatatatcaacttggagaatttttttATCAGGTGCCTAGATCTAAGTGTTTCCAGTTCAATTTGCAAGTTTTATAACTATGACTCTTGGAATGGTATTTTACAGAACATAGGTTTCAATTTCATCTATGGGagctatgtttttttttggtgtGGAGAATTTCATCATGACATGTTTCTCTCATTTTGTTGCTTCCATTTATTGATTTGAGACGTATTGGATGAAAGAGTAGAATAGGCTATCTAAGAATTTGATAAGGCTTCTATTTATCTAGTCGTATTTCTCGATCCTACATCTTCGAAAGGTGTCTCAACATCGTAGCAAGTTTGGCTGGGTTTCTTGGATCATTAGCAGAGAAATATGTGGATTTTATGTGATGACAAATTGCTTTCATTATAAGAGAATTTCAACCGGTCGAGATGAAACCATTATTTGGACATTTGTTCGTTCTCTTACAATAGCTACTTTAGTTGAATATACCCGCATCACCACCTGGCAGCTGTCTGAAAGGGGAAATTAATTCTTTCCAAATCGTTAGAGATTGTACGGCATGCAAAAGTGCAAGAACTGTTGCTGCAGAGCAAGAATTTTCCCACGACATGACAATGCCCATCAAGTACAGCAGCGTGCGTTTGGTGACACGTCAAGTTCTGCGGTCTGGTCTCGGCACCTGTCTTTTCGAAAGACAGCATGCTTGTTTACTTGACATGCACAATAATATGTAGGGAAAATTTTGCTTCGCCACTGAGAGGGCTCCAATTTTGCTTCTGCCGCTGTCTTTTATCACTTTCGATTTTCTCTATTGGTTTTCACAATTTTATCGTTTGTTTTTTACAACATTTTTTCATCCTTTAGACGTCTTGAAAGTCCATTCTGCCCTTATCTTTTTCCTCGCCTCTCCATGTGTAGAAGGATAGATTGCATGGGATAATATGTATTGTGCCTCTCAAGCGGTATAAATAGAGTACATAGACTTGTAAGGTAAGAAGTCTCACTGATACATATGGTAGTATGAGATTACAAATCATAACTACCAAATATACTCTAATATCTCCCTGTAGTTGTAGTGGGAGCATTGCAGACAGTCAGACTGAAGAAGAAGTCGAAGGTAGCAAGCCAGCAGACTGACATCCCTCCGTAGTCGTAATGCCGTCGCATTGCGGGTGTTGCGACTGGAGTGAAAACCAACGAGTAGCTCATGCGGATTGTAGCCCTTTTGTTGCCGATATAGCCGAGAGCGATGTGTCGTGGATGTTACCGTGGAGAAGGATACAAGCACAAAGCACCAACACGGACGCATGTACAGGAAATTAGCTTGATTTGGCCGATGAGTCAACTAGCGGTGGCGGCCCCGacggggaggtggcggcggtgatggcagcctggagttgcggcagaAGGTGCTGACTCGAATTGGCACTGGTGGCGAGGATGAGTGGGCGGTGACCACACCCAAAGGGTGGTGCCGGGAGACGATAATGGTGTGGCCACGAGCGTAGGCGCTCGATGGTGTGATGGCTTGATGGCGTGGATGGCACACCGGCGACGATGATCCAACGTGACGACGACAGGCTGACTGGAGCTCGGATGGCCGCGGAGGAGGGGGCCGTGTTGACGAGCGCGCTTAGTCACACCACAGCATCATCGAAGGGAGGAGGCACCGGGGAGGTTGACGCCTAGTGATGTAGTCCGAAGCTAAGGAGTGATCAATGGGTCGGCAGGACGACGCAACCCGATCTCTGAttgagaaaagagaaaaatagtAGCACTAGGAGGTAGCTAGCGGCACGTGCCGTGGTGTagcctgtaacaccctaatttttaactttttgaaaatagtaataatttaCCTTTTTCTTTAGAA from Phragmites australis chromosome 14, lpPhrAust1.1, whole genome shotgun sequence includes these protein-coding regions:
- the LOC133890745 gene encoding leucine-rich repeat extensin-like protein 6; protein product: MKKASPSLLLLLALLLLSSAALLAAGQQQQQPQTGKQTAANNPRLQKAYEALQALKRAITEDPKNLTRNWCGPDVCAYYGVFCAPAPDDPHAVTVAGLDLNHGDLAGTFPEELGLLSDLALLHLNSNRFAGGLPESLPKLHLLHELDVSNNRLSGGFPQHILCLPNVKYVDIRFNNLCGPVPPAIFDKPLDALFLNDNHFDFELPESLGNSPASVIVLANLRLSGCLPPSVGRMAGTLNEFVVLNAGLRSCIPQEVGWLRELTVLDLSFNQLQGQLPESMAGMHALEQLDVAHNELSGHIPEGICALAPNLRNFTYSYNYFCSEPQRCLDIRRIDDRQNCIAGRPDQRPADQCLAFLHRPPVHCDEHGCFAPPHY